The Mycoplasma nasistruthionis genome contains a region encoding:
- a CDS encoding ABC transporter ATP-binding protein: MLTNTKVTNSFDKQDIIFEQLQTITSNIRKTAYKGDVIAKSFDTLYSLISNGIILLISALAALFFFKGYNAFSVLGNITFDANNVNANLINSDGSFTPGLIVMFIAVNWNFMGPFQNLLSTTFSAQVGIASTSRIFKLMQEKLPNTDHETIEINTIKGEIEFDQVYFKYNEQGLEYQLKAASFKAKPGQVVAIVGPTGAGKTTIISLLSKYYNYQKGSIKIDSQELRNISTKSLRDNMTLVLQDSFLFNESILDNLKLMNPKATKEQIIEASKLTNAHHFIMNLPNGYDTIIENNGANISQGQKQLLSLTRAILSNKSLLILDEATSNIDSNTEQIVQKAMLELMKDKTSFVIAHRLSTIKNADVILVVDNGLIIESGNHASLLAKKGFYYNLYTSQFDF; this comes from the coding sequence ATGTTAACAAATACCAAAGTAACTAATTCATTTGATAAACAAGATATTATTTTTGAACAACTTCAAACAATTACTTCTAACATTAGAAAAACAGCATACAAAGGTGATGTTATTGCTAAGTCATTTGACACACTTTATTCTCTGATTTCAAACGGAATAATCTTGCTAATTTCAGCCCTTGCAGCATTATTTTTCTTCAAAGGATATAACGCCTTTAGTGTTTTAGGTAATATTACTTTTGATGCTAATAATGTAAATGCAAACTTAATTAATTCAGATGGTTCATTTACGCCAGGTTTAATAGTTATGTTTATTGCTGTTAACTGAAACTTCATGGGGCCGTTTCAAAACTTACTGTCTACAACGTTTTCAGCTCAAGTCGGAATTGCTTCAACATCAAGAATTTTCAAATTAATGCAAGAAAAACTACCAAATACTGATCATGAAACAATTGAGATCAACACCATTAAAGGCGAAATAGAATTTGACCAAGTTTACTTTAAGTACAATGAGCAAGGCTTAGAATATCAACTTAAAGCAGCTTCATTTAAAGCTAAGCCAGGTCAAGTAGTTGCTATTGTCGGCCCAACTGGTGCTGGAAAAACAACAATAATTTCCTTATTAAGTAAATACTATAACTACCAAAAAGGGTCAATTAAAATCGACTCACAAGAATTAAGAAACATTTCAACAAAATCACTACGTGATAATATGACTTTAGTACTTCAAGACTCATTCCTGTTCAATGAAAGTATTTTGGATAATTTAAAACTAATGAATCCAAAAGCAACTAAGGAACAAATTATCGAAGCTTCTAAATTAACCAACGCTCATCACTTTATTATGAACTTGCCAAACGGTTATGACACAATAATTGAAAACAATGGTGCCAATATATCACAAGGACAAAAACAACTTTTATCACTTACAAGAGCTATTTTAAGTAATAAAAGTTTATTAATCCTTGATGAAGCTACTTCAAACATTGATTCAAATACAGAACAAATTGTTCAAAAAGCAATGTTAGAGTTAATGAAAGACAAAACTTCATTTGTTATTGCTCACCGTTTAAGCACAATCAAAAATGCAGATGTTATTTTAGTTGTTGATAATGGTTTAATTATAGAAAGCGGAAACCATGCTTCGCTTTTAGCTAAAAAAGGTTTCTACTATAATTTATACACATCACAATTTGATTTTTAA
- a CDS encoding ABC transporter transmembrane domain-containing protein has product MKQTNQDKISIWATFKVLMSYVVQEKKYLILGIIFSVLNCLFYVAGSFLIGQIVVKFFQPYTGENALPISQFNNVSFAVWLVSLTVLFLLYGLFRYLEQKFFVQVAFNAAARLRQQLIEKIFKLPVSFYDNNKTGNLISALIVDVNNVANSLFQILGESIRSIFNIIISMLFLITISGLLSLIVIPVSLFMFLLVFLLIKNHNLTLLEFKIHSDNLTDLLKRC; this is encoded by the coding sequence ATGAAACAAACAAATCAAGACAAAATTTCAATTTGAGCAACCTTTAAAGTCTTAATGTCATATGTCGTGCAAGAAAAGAAATATTTAATTTTAGGAATTATTTTCTCGGTATTAAATTGTTTATTTTATGTTGCTGGGAGCTTTTTAATCGGACAAATAGTTGTTAAATTTTTCCAACCTTATACTGGTGAAAATGCTTTACCAATCAGTCAATTTAACAACGTGTCATTTGCTGTTTGATTAGTATCACTAACAGTTTTATTCCTACTGTATGGACTTTTTAGATACCTTGAACAAAAATTCTTTGTTCAAGTAGCATTTAATGCAGCTGCTAGATTAAGACAACAATTGATTGAAAAAATATTTAAACTACCAGTTTCGTTTTATGACAATAATAAAACAGGAAACTTAATTTCAGCCTTAATAGTTGACGTAAATAACGTTGCTAATTCACTGTTTCAAATTTTAGGTGAATCAATTAGAAGTATTTTCAATATTATTATTTCGATGCTGTTTTTAATCACAATCTCAGGTCTTTTAAGTTTGATTGTAATTCCTGTTTCGTTATTTATGTTTTTATTAGTATTTTTACTAATTAAAAATCACAACCTTACTTTGTTAGAGTTCAAAATTCATTCGGACAACTTAACGGATTTGTTGAAGAGATGTTAA
- a CDS encoding glycoside hydrolase family 2 TIM barrel-domain containing protein: protein MTKNKIKNLLILLCTATVAVPVSLSASCEMPRKLSINKINKDKDKKEPTETPTPTVENPTPDKGKVKQPVLEVPKTPVVSLQEFLKSSISKLALSVPEIGNTNVLDVNEDQINVTYPENLGLKVARKEIIKRDYINDTITVNLELSKNNERIMHPFEISGFGKSAVKFDDLKSTFSEKDLFFTPDYSNYSIKQLQRINFNNDWKFKYAGTSDIKNVQYDDSQMKRLNLPHDWSIHFDFSPHISNEWGALEGGSGWYRKSFDVPETWRDKDLAIHFEGVYRNAFIYLNGTLIGNYPSGYQPFTFKLNPDLINYGGKNILAVKSDNPQNSSRWYSGSGIYRDVFLEAYNKVRMVRDGGIVITTPKLKEQKDTLVDTNVKYTIQNNSNQATNVKIKQTLYDKTTNEVVYTNTSESIQLDANSTKMMDLNFQVNAPKLWDDINPNLYVLKTEILDATNDELISEENTRFGYRFFEWTTNDGFSINGRWTKLKGVSMHHDQGALGAVASFDAIYRQMKSMKDMGVNAIRSTHNPADWQLIEICEDLGLLLINEAFDTWYSKSKKPLDYNLFFEEVSTHPDAKQGDTWAKFDIQSMVKQSINSPAIFAWSIGNEIFEALEQKGVTTTQNLVKWIKEIDSTRYVTWGNDKYRFGDYRTVNEASSALDAVGFNYSEKETERYKNNYPNWRIYGSETSSALRSRGVYFRPDLYDNGSESNSVYGKQLSDYGNNRVGWGKTATDSWVFDRDHKYYAGQFIWTGWDYIGEPTPWNQRGGADNPKSSYFGIVDTAGFPKNDYYLYQSQWLDVNKKPMVHILPHWTWDQKKYKDLITDSNGNIEVRVFSNASKVELFIDDKSLGEKEFVEKTTNYGYKYQEGANSKELYLKWQVKYKPGTLKAVAKDKSGNIIATDIIKSAKTPVKVKLIPEKTVIKADGKSLSYIQVITQDVDGVEYPWSNNLIHFDIKGAGRIVGVDNGDANSRERYKEQENGKWQRKLFSGKAIVIIESNLTEGPITISASSSGLQSDQTTIYSIKNINPDSKNIKYVQLENYNGFTNSELNLPTEITVILENGTEAKKTITWNTENVNLAQAGEYQISFSLDNKTYKTLLSLKDFGSSFKVPDYFFTVSEQQLNNETELNSLLPTHVNATDGINAEFLESAWETTYRILNNNKKEVLGKLKKYPEIKFKATFISKPKGSIIDLNTNTLPTGTTVVASYASAGDQANNVLTNHPNHDRRWTNWTQNNTATTQQDTLTFTLPAKQLISAVGFNLFKDLNTNQEGPLEVLVSTSEDGNSFTEVSNQNKKTDFKAEESKEHIIRFDEVNTKFIRLTIKNREKNTNNGQKQYWVNGLLRFRTFSKTNSLLKETDNKLTKIYANGSLINGFNPDKNTYDIKVESTQSWPELTFAVDSSTGAQYSVVSTEKDNKKIYTIFVYAEDGSVNKYFVNLIKEYSTIKSVDLKSYFIPVGMAQKPELTINLENDIKLDISEVSNLRIVAENNEKINHISFYNNYLLAHSLGTERIKFMFEYKEKTYESNYQDYKVIENILNPQILNVSPIILNTEINQPIDLPDKLNVRYDNEDFDRTYDILWEYPSVEFDQPGVYSIHGTLASNNTDIFATINVKGLSYVNDLYLNAVTDFKPLLPTTVTGFNNFNEPMEVEVVWDSIDSLDFSHSGITHTVNGKVKNTELSIKAFITVSTKRDEFNISKQATGFDYPAAFSGFSNDRNGNRDFVGNLNDGIDNKWTDWNPSKRVNENYVGVLFARGGLIGAESFNNLTIKFGSDNASNKPKAYQIQYLKVKPTEIPSAGQLPHLFETNSILNDENAWTNVEMLNSPNMNALTPGMSEDITFRFKPVTGYAIRIKMTHQDGHGGLGILIKELTVNSPIPNVASDFTVNSIKVDNQAIENFETNKFEYDLTLKQRQLPEIMFETNGSVKVSKTLNGNKLIYTVSSQDNSKVQKYTFNLYYGNKEVKSMLIEQLKEQLPKLFALDPNKNLLLYSRGQSLIREINYIVNDIFTHQNELNLVLQEVKEVLQ, encoded by the coding sequence ATGACGAAAAACAAAATTAAAAATTTATTAATTTTGTTATGCACAGCTACTGTAGCTGTGCCTGTTAGTTTATCAGCATCATGCGAAATGCCACGAAAACTATCAATTAACAAAATTAATAAAGATAAAGACAAAAAAGAACCAACTGAAACACCGACCCCAACAGTTGAAAACCCAACACCAGACAAAGGAAAGGTAAAACAACCAGTTTTAGAAGTTCCGAAAACACCAGTTGTTTCATTGCAAGAATTTCTAAAGTCATCAATTTCAAAATTAGCACTGTCAGTGCCTGAAATTGGAAACACAAATGTTTTAGATGTCAACGAAGATCAAATTAATGTTACTTATCCTGAAAATCTAGGTCTAAAAGTAGCGAGAAAAGAAATTATTAAACGTGATTATATCAATGACACTATTACAGTTAATTTAGAACTTTCAAAAAACAATGAAAGAATAATGCATCCTTTTGAAATTTCTGGTTTTGGTAAATCAGCGGTAAAATTTGATGATCTGAAAAGTACATTTAGTGAGAAAGACTTATTTTTTACACCTGATTATTCAAATTATTCAATCAAACAACTACAAAGAATCAACTTTAATAATGATTGAAAATTTAAATATGCTGGAACTAGCGATATAAAAAACGTTCAATATGATGATAGCCAAATGAAAAGATTGAATTTACCACACGATTGATCTATTCATTTTGATTTTTCACCGCACATTTCTAACGAATGAGGAGCATTGGAAGGTGGAAGCGGTTGATATCGTAAAAGTTTCGATGTACCAGAAACTTGAAGAGATAAAGATTTAGCAATTCACTTTGAAGGAGTTTATCGTAATGCTTTCATTTATTTAAATGGAACATTAATAGGTAATTATCCTTCAGGTTATCAACCTTTTACATTTAAACTTAATCCTGATTTAATCAATTATGGTGGAAAAAACATTCTTGCAGTTAAGTCAGATAATCCACAAAATTCATCACGTTGATATTCTGGTTCAGGAATATATAGAGATGTTTTTTTAGAAGCTTACAACAAAGTAAGAATGGTAAGAGATGGTGGAATTGTTATTACAACACCAAAATTAAAAGAACAAAAAGACACCTTGGTTGATACTAATGTAAAATATACTATTCAAAATAATAGTAACCAAGCCACAAACGTAAAAATTAAACAAACTCTTTATGATAAAACAACTAATGAAGTTGTTTATACAAATACATCTGAATCTATTCAATTAGATGCTAATTCAACAAAAATGATGGATTTAAACTTCCAAGTCAATGCACCTAAATTGTGAGATGATATCAACCCTAATCTTTATGTCCTAAAAACAGAAATATTAGATGCTACAAATGATGAATTAATTTCAGAAGAAAATACCAGATTTGGTTATAGATTTTTCGAATGAACAACAAATGATGGATTTTCAATCAACGGTCGTTGAACCAAATTGAAAGGTGTTTCAATGCACCATGATCAAGGGGCTTTAGGTGCTGTTGCATCATTTGATGCAATTTATCGTCAAATGAAGTCGATGAAAGATATGGGTGTAAATGCAATTAGATCAACCCATAATCCAGCAGATTGACAATTGATTGAAATCTGTGAAGACTTAGGTCTATTGTTAATCAATGAAGCATTTGACACATGATATTCAAAAAGTAAAAAACCCCTTGATTACAATTTATTTTTTGAAGAAGTATCAACACATCCTGATGCAAAACAAGGTGATACATGAGCAAAATTTGATATTCAGAGCATGGTAAAACAAAGTATCAATTCACCTGCTATTTTTGCTTGATCAATAGGTAATGAAATCTTTGAAGCTTTAGAGCAAAAAGGTGTAACGACAACTCAAAACTTAGTTAAATGAATTAAAGAAATTGATTCAACTCGTTATGTGACTTGAGGAAATGATAAATATCGCTTTGGAGATTATAGAACAGTAAACGAAGCATCAAGTGCATTAGATGCTGTAGGTTTTAACTATTCAGAAAAAGAAACGGAACGTTATAAAAACAATTATCCAAATTGAAGAATTTATGGTTCTGAAACTTCATCAGCACTAAGATCAAGAGGAGTTTACTTCAGACCTGATTTATATGATAATGGTTCAGAATCAAACTCAGTCTATGGGAAACAATTATCTGACTATGGAAACAACAGGGTTGGATGAGGAAAAACTGCAACCGATTCATGAGTGTTTGATAGAGATCACAAATATTATGCTGGACAATTTATTTGAACCGGATGAGACTATATTGGTGAACCAACACCATGAAACCAAAGAGGTGGTGCTGATAATCCAAAAAGTTCATACTTCGGAATTGTTGATACAGCAGGATTCCCTAAAAATGATTACTATTTATACCAATCTCAATGATTAGATGTTAATAAAAAACCTATGGTTCACATTCTTCCACATTGAACATGAGATCAAAAGAAATACAAAGATTTAATTACTGATTCAAATGGCAATATTGAAGTAAGAGTATTTTCAAATGCTTCTAAAGTGGAATTATTTATAGATGATAAAAGTTTAGGTGAAAAAGAATTTGTTGAAAAAACAACTAACTATGGTTATAAATATCAAGAAGGTGCTAATTCTAAAGAGTTATATTTAAAATGGCAAGTTAAATATAAACCAGGAACTTTAAAGGCTGTAGCAAAAGATAAATCAGGCAACATTATTGCAACTGATATTATAAAAAGTGCAAAAACACCAGTTAAAGTTAAGTTAATTCCTGAAAAAACAGTAATTAAAGCTGATGGAAAATCACTAAGCTATATTCAAGTCATTACACAAGACGTTGATGGAGTGGAATATCCATGATCAAACAACTTAATCCACTTTGATATTAAAGGCGCTGGACGTATAGTTGGTGTTGATAATGGAGATGCAAATTCACGCGAAAGATATAAAGAACAAGAAAATGGTAAATGACAAAGAAAACTGTTTAGTGGTAAAGCAATTGTTATTATTGAATCAAATTTAACTGAAGGTCCAATTACAATTTCAGCTTCATCAAGTGGGTTGCAATCTGATCAAACAACAATTTATTCAATTAAGAACATCAATCCAGATTCTAAAAACATCAAATATGTTCAACTTGAAAATTACAATGGATTTACTAACTCTGAATTAAATCTACCAACAGAAATTACAGTGATTTTAGAAAATGGTACAGAAGCTAAAAAAACTATTACTTGAAACACTGAAAATGTTAATTTGGCGCAAGCTGGAGAATATCAAATTTCATTTAGTTTAGATAATAAAACTTATAAAACTTTATTATCACTGAAAGACTTTGGATCATCATTTAAAGTTCCTGATTATTTCTTTACAGTTTCTGAACAACAATTAAACAATGAAACTGAACTTAACAGTTTATTACCAACTCATGTTAATGCAACTGACGGAATTAATGCCGAATTCCTAGAAAGCGCTTGAGAAACAACTTACAGGATTTTAAACAACAACAAGAAAGAGGTTTTAGGTAAATTAAAAAAATACCCAGAAATCAAATTTAAAGCAACATTTATCAGCAAACCAAAAGGTTCAATTATTGACCTTAACACAAACACTTTACCAACAGGAACAACAGTTGTTGCATCATATGCAAGTGCTGGAGATCAAGCAAATAATGTTTTAACAAACCACCCAAATCATGATCGCAGATGAACTAACTGAACGCAAAACAATACAGCAACCACACAACAAGATACTTTAACATTTACCTTACCAGCAAAACAATTAATTTCTGCAGTTGGATTTAATTTATTCAAAGATTTAAACACAAATCAAGAAGGGCCTTTAGAGGTGCTTGTTTCAACTTCGGAAGACGGCAATAGTTTTACCGAAGTTTCAAACCAAAACAAAAAAACAGATTTCAAAGCTGAAGAATCAAAAGAACACATAATTAGATTTGATGAAGTAAATACTAAATTTATTAGATTAACAATTAAAAACAGAGAAAAAAACACTAATAATGGTCAAAAGCAATACTGAGTTAATGGTTTATTAAGATTTAGAACATTTAGCAAAACAAATTCATTATTAAAAGAAACCGACAATAAATTAACAAAAATTTATGCTAATGGCAGTTTAATTAATGGGTTTAATCCAGATAAAAATACATACGATATAAAAGTTGAATCAACACAAAGTTGACCTGAATTAACTTTTGCTGTTGATTCATCAACCGGAGCTCAATATTCAGTAGTATCAACAGAAAAAGACAATAAGAAAATTTACACAATCTTTGTTTATGCCGAAGATGGTTCAGTTAATAAATACTTTGTTAACTTAATCAAAGAATATTCAACCATTAAAAGTGTTGATTTAAAATCTTACTTTATCCCAGTAGGAATGGCTCAAAAACCTGAATTAACCATTAATTTAGAAAACGATATTAAATTAGATATTTCTGAAGTATCTAATTTAAGAATTGTTGCTGAAAATAATGAAAAAATAAATCACATCAGTTTTTACAACAATTACCTTTTAGCCCATTCATTAGGTACTGAACGAATTAAGTTCATGTTTGAATATAAAGAAAAAACTTACGAATCTAATTATCAAGATTACAAAGTAATTGAAAACATCTTAAATCCACAAATTTTAAATGTTTCTCCTATTATTCTAAACACTGAAATTAATCAACCGATTGATTTACCTGACAAATTGAATGTTAGATATGACAATGAAGATTTTGACAGAACTTATGATATCTTATGAGAGTATCCAAGTGTCGAATTTGATCAACCAGGAGTTTATTCAATTCACGGAACTTTAGCTTCTAATAATACTGATATTTTTGCCACAATTAATGTTAAAGGCTTATCATATGTAAATGATTTATATTTAAATGCTGTAACTGATTTTAAACCACTTTTACCAACAACAGTCACAGGATTTAATAACTTCAACGAACCAATGGAAGTGGAAGTTGTTTGAGATAGTATTGACTCATTAGATTTTTCACATTCAGGAATAACACATACAGTTAACGGAAAAGTCAAAAATACCGAACTTTCAATAAAAGCCTTTATTACTGTTTCAACAAAACGCGATGAATTTAATATTTCAAAACAAGCCACAGGATTTGATTACCCAGCTGCCTTTTCTGGATTTAGTAATGACAGAAACGGAAACAGAGACTTTGTTGGCAATTTAAACGATGGAATTGATAATAAATGAACTGATTGAAATCCTTCAAAAAGAGTTAATGAAAACTATGTTGGAGTATTATTTGCTCGGGGTGGTTTAATCGGGGCTGAATCATTTAATAATTTAACAATTAAATTTGGTTCAGATAATGCTTCAAATAAACCAAAAGCATATCAAATCCAATATCTAAAAGTAAAACCTACTGAAATACCTTCTGCAGGTCAATTACCTCATTTATTCGAAACAAACTCAATCTTAAACGATGAAAATGCTTGAACAAATGTTGAAATGTTAAACAGCCCTAATATGAATGCTTTAACGCCAGGAATGAGTGAAGATATCACATTTAGATTTAAACCTGTCACAGGTTATGCTATTAGAATTAAAATGACACACCAAGATGGACATGGTGGTTTAGGTATCTTGATTAAAGAATTAACTGTTAACAGCCCTATTCCAAACGTTGCAAGTGACTTTACAGTAAATAGTATTAAGGTTGATAACCAAGCAATAGAAAACTTTGAAACCAATAAGT